From Rhodothermales bacterium, one genomic window encodes:
- the secY gene encoding preprotein translocase subunit SecY has product MSSFAESVRNIWKIEELRRRILFTLGILVVYRVGAYVTLPGVDARILAQVSDQSRDGLFGLFDLFVGGAFFQAGIFALGIMPYITASIIIQLLGAVVPYFQKLQREGEDGRRKITQLTRYGTVGITALQAIGYAINLQYGATGQAIVVNQTFFLITTVIVLTAGTVFVMWLGERITEKGIGNGISLLIMIGIIAFLPQALFNELDLKSNIFIFLIEIGALVLVTAGIVLVTQGTRRIPVQYAKRVVGRKVYGGTTQYLPLRVNAAGVMPIIFAQSIMFIPSTIAAFFPESAFWLAVGSWTGNIFSFGYSFIFFFVCVFFTYFYTAIAVNPQEMADTMKRQGGFIPGIRPGKQTSEFIDNILTRITLPGSIFLGLVAIMPAFAAQAGITPGFASFYGGTSLLILVGVTLDTLQQIESHLLMRHYDGFMKSGRVRGRR; this is encoded by the coding sequence ATGTCCTCATTTGCTGAAAGCGTCCGCAACATCTGGAAGATCGAGGAGCTGCGACGCCGCATCCTGTTCACGCTCGGCATCCTCGTCGTCTACCGCGTTGGCGCGTACGTGACGCTTCCCGGCGTCGACGCCCGTATCCTCGCCCAAGTCAGCGACCAGAGCCGCGACGGCCTCTTCGGCCTGTTCGACCTGTTCGTGGGCGGCGCCTTCTTCCAAGCCGGGATCTTCGCCCTCGGCATCATGCCGTACATCACGGCGTCGATCATCATCCAGTTGCTCGGCGCGGTCGTTCCCTACTTCCAGAAGCTGCAGCGCGAGGGAGAAGACGGGCGCCGTAAGATCACGCAGCTCACGCGCTACGGGACGGTCGGCATTACGGCGCTTCAAGCGATCGGCTACGCCATCAACCTCCAGTACGGCGCAACGGGGCAGGCTATCGTCGTAAACCAGACGTTCTTCCTCATCACGACGGTGATCGTGCTGACGGCGGGGACGGTGTTCGTGATGTGGCTCGGTGAGCGGATCACGGAGAAGGGGATCGGCAACGGCATCTCGCTCCTGATCATGATCGGGATCATCGCCTTCTTGCCTCAAGCCCTCTTCAACGAGCTCGACCTCAAGAGCAACATCTTCATCTTCCTCATCGAGATCGGCGCGCTCGTGCTCGTGACGGCCGGCATCGTCCTCGTCACGCAGGGCACGCGGCGAATCCCGGTGCAGTACGCCAAGCGCGTCGTCGGACGGAAGGTGTACGGGGGGACGACGCAGTACCTCCCGCTCCGCGTTAACGCCGCCGGCGTCATGCCGATCATCTTCGCGCAGTCGATCATGTTCATCCCGAGCACGATCGCGGCTTTCTTCCCCGAGAGCGCGTTCTGGCTCGCGGTCGGGAGCTGGACTGGCAACATCTTCTCGTTCGGCTACTCGTTCATTTTCTTCTTCGTGTGCGTGTTCTTTACGTACTTCTACACGGCGATCGCGGTGAACCCGCAGGAGATGGCGGACACGATGAAGCGGCAGGGCGGCTTCATCCCGGGCATCCGGCCGGGTAAGCAGACGAGCGAGTTCATCGACAACATCCTGACGCGGATCACGCTACCGGGCTCGATCTTCCTCGGCCTCGTCGCCATCATGCCGGCGTTCGCCGCGCAGGCGGGGATCACGCCGGGCTTCGCGAGCTTCTACGGCGGCACGAGCCTGCTCATCCTCGTCGGCGTCACGCTCGACACGTTGCAGCAGATCGAGAGCCACCTGCTCATGCGCCACTACGACGGGTTCATGAAGAGCGGGCGCGTCCGCGGCCGCCGCTAA
- the rpmD gene encoding 50S ribosomal protein L30, protein MATLKITQTKSIIGQQAGQKGTIAALGLGRIGKTNELTDTPQIRGMITKVSHLVSVEESK, encoded by the coding sequence ATGGCAACGCTGAAAATCACACAGACCAAGAGCATCATCGGCCAGCAGGCCGGGCAGAAGGGCACGATTGCAGCGCTCGGGCTCGGCCGGATCGGCAAGACGAACGAGCTGACGGACACGCCGCAGATCCGCGGCATGATCACGAAGGTCAGCCACCTCGTCTCTGTCGAAGAGTCGAAGTAG
- the rplO gene encoding 50S ribosomal protein L15 — MDLSNLRPAKGSTQSKKRIGRGEGSGKGGTSTKGHKGQKSRAGASIPAWFEGGQMPLQRRVPKFGFKNRNRVEYAPINLSRLGRLVDEGRIEAGQAVTPDTLVALGLTDRKDRVKILGDGDFTTKLDVTAHAFSASAKEKIEAAGGSVSVVE; from the coding sequence ATGGATCTCAGCAATCTCAGGCCCGCCAAGGGCTCGACGCAGTCGAAGAAGCGCATCGGCCGGGGCGAGGGCTCCGGCAAGGGTGGCACCTCTACGAAGGGCCACAAGGGCCAGAAGAGCCGCGCCGGCGCCAGCATCCCCGCATGGTTCGAAGGCGGCCAGATGCCGCTCCAGCGCCGCGTGCCGAAGTTCGGTTTCAAGAACCGCAACCGCGTCGAGTACGCGCCCATCAACCTCTCCCGCCTCGGTCGCCTCGTCGACGAAGGCCGGATCGAGGCGGGCCAGGCCGTGACGCCGGACACGCTCGTCGCCCTCGGCCTGACCGACCGGAAGGACCGCGTCAAGATCCTCGGCGACGGCGATTTCACGACGAAACTGGACGTCACGGCGCACGCCTTCAGCGCCTCCGCGAAGGAGAAGATCGAAGCGGCCGGCGGTTCGGTCAGCGTCGTCGAGTAA